Below is a genomic region from Gammaproteobacteria bacterium.
ACCTCGCGATGGGCACCTTTGCCGTTCGGCTAACCGTTCCCCTTGCCGGGCCGGTAGGGGACTTGCACCCCCAAGTCATCCCCTCGCCACCACAGCTCGGGAAATAGCGCCAGTCACGGCGCTACGCGCCATGCCTGGCGCACCAAACAAAAAGCCGGGCAAAATGCCCGGCCACAAATGCGAAGCGCATGAATCAAAAACCACTCAGGCGTCAGACTCTGACGGCCGGTCAAGCAATTCCACATAAGCCATGGGCGCGCTGTCGCCGGGGCGGAAACCGCACTTCAAAATACGTATATAACCACCGGGACGGTTTTGAAAGCGCGGCCCAAGATCGTTGAACAACTTCGCCACCACCTCCCCGTCCCGCAGGCGGGCAAAGGCCCGGCGCCGCGCCGCGACAGTGTCTTTCTTGGCCAAGGTGATCAAAGGCTCGACCACGCGGCGCAGCTCTTT
It encodes:
- the rplQ gene encoding 50S ribosomal protein L17, with the translated sequence MRHRNTGRQLSRNSSHRRAMLRNMSASLLRHEAIKTTVPKAKELRRVVEPLITLAKKDTVAARRRAFARLRDGEVVAKLFNDLGPRFQNRPGGYIRILKCGFRPGDSAPMAYVELLDRPSESDA